TTCAAGGAGGCTGATGGAACACTCGTTCTGCCCGTAAACAGGATATCTCGATCTGACGAGCAGGAGTTTAGCAAATAACGTGTTCCTTGACCTTCCATGTATTGACTCTTATCAGCTATCATTTTAGCTACGTCAGAAAACAAACTCGTTActcttaatataaaatatttattattaaaataattctaagTCACAGAACAAAATTCAAGTCATTCTTtctaacataaatattattcttcATTTATTCAAAAATGTACACATTAACTAGGCTATTTACACGatatagttttatttcaaacaaaaCTGGATTTTTGCTATGATTGCGACCGGTGTTTCCTGAAACACCGCTTATCAGCCTGTCGCGTGAGAATTTCCGATACAAAGTTCCTGTGAGTGAACACTCGTAAAATGTCTTCCCGGGCTTCTTGTATTCCTTCACAGACGATTTTACTTCTTTGTATGTTGCCCTGAAAAATGTAAGATTGTAAATATCAACCGTATAAGCAggaataaagtattttaattttaacagcaCAGGATTTCTCTGTCATTACCTTAAGTAGCTCCAATAATGTATGAGAATGTGGCTGCAGGGCGGAAAGCGCGCGCCCTGACGCTGTTTCCAGCGCCCTCAAAACTCCCGACAGTTGTTCACCAACATCTGCTTCCAATGAGACCTACGAAAATAGTTTTGATTAGAATTCAGTATTTTTTTCCACTGAGAAACAGATTATGAAGTTTAGTGAATAAACCTGTCTCTAACTACTCGTTTCAAAGAAGTTTTCGAGGTAGTTAATCGTAGTTTGAAGTGCATTTATATTTCACACACTCGTGCAACCCGAGGAACCCAGTCTCTCGGAGTTTGCACTAGATGGACGTTCCAGTGGCAGCTACCATTTTAATTTGCACTCTCACTTATTTATAACAAGGTTGAAATTCTAACTACGATATCTTACCAAGTCGTCCATCTGCGCGGTTAGATGGTTCACCTTCCAACCCTCAGCGCTGGTAAGCACGTGCTTCTGGCTGGCGATGTCGAGGACGTCCGCCATTGCATTGTACACTCTCATTAGTTATAACAAGGTTGAAATTCTAAGGATGTCTTACCAAGTCGTCCATCTGCGCGGAGAGATGGTGCACCTTCCATCCTTCAGCGCTGGTGAGCACGTGCGTCTGGCTGGCGATGGCGAGGATGTCCGCCATTGCAATGTACACTCTCACTAGTTATAACAAGGTTGAAATTCTAAGGATGTCTTACCAAGTCGTCCATCTGCGCGGTTAGATGGTGCACCTTCCACCCCTCAGCGCTGGTGAGCACGTGCTTCTGGCTGGCGATGGCGAGGATGTCCGCCATTGCAATGTACACTCTCACTAGTTATAACAAGGTTGAAATTCTAAGGATGTCTTACCAAGTCGTCCATCTGCGCGGTTAGATGGTGCACCTTCCATCCTTCAGCGCTGGTGAGCACGTGCTTCTGGCTGGCGATGGCGAGGATGTCCGCCATTGCAATGTACACTCTCACTAGTTATAACAAGGTTGAAATTCTAAGGATGTCTTACCAAGTCGTCCATCTGCGCGGTGAGATGGTGCACCTTCCACCCCTCAGCGCTGGTGAGCACGTGCTTCTGGCTGGCGATGGCGAGGATGTCCGCCATTGCATTGTACACTCTCATTAGTTATAACAAGGTTGAAATTCTAACTACGACTCTTACCAAGTCGTCCATCTGCGCGGTGAGATGGTGCACCTTCCACCCCTCAGCGCTGGTGAGCACGTGCTTCTGGCTGGCGATGGCGAGGATGTCCGCCATTGCATTGTACACTCTCATTAGTTATAACAAGGTTGAAATTCTAACTACGACTCTTACCAAGTCGTCCATCTGCGCGGTGAGATGGTGCACCTTCCATCCTTCAGCGCTGGTGAGCACGTGCTTCTGGCTGGCGATGGCGAGGATGTCCGCCATTGCATTGTACACTCTCATTAGTTATAACAAGGTTGAAATTCTAACTACGACTCTTACCAAGTCGTCCATCTGCGCGGTGAGATGGTGCACCTTCCATCCTTCAGCGCTGGTGAGCACGTGCTTCTGGCTGGCGATGGCCAGGATGTCTTTGGCACGTGGCTCGCGGCGCCGCACGTCGGCCGGCCGCGTGAAGTGGAGCGCCGTGCCCCGCCAGCCGCATACGTAGCTTGAGCTTAGTAGGGGGCCTGGGGAGATAGAAGTATAATTTAACCGTATAACTGATAGGAACTGGGGACCTAGGGGGCATAAAGTAGATTCATATTACTATATGCTGATAGGAACTGTTTTATGATTTGTTAATGAGTtcatcagttggcgccacttttactgaagacagtggcgccaactggtgagcgctgaagTGATGGAGGACCTTCGCATTTGCACTCGCGTGGACTAGGTAGGGTCAGTCGCCAATGGTGCCAGctaataagtttaaaaacaaaagcccTCATTGGGTGGTGGACAAgaaatactttttatgagctgtcaaacaAAAAGCTCTGCCATAGATGTAACGTGAAGTATGACGTCACGACGAGGAGTTTTTAAAGACTTTTTAACTTGGAATAATACAAATTGAGAGATTGTGTTGTAGAAATCAAAaagtttactttaaaaaaaatctgttaatGTTAGTTACTAACAGTTAGTAGGATGTTACTTTAGTAATTTTTACTTACGTTTAGGTGGCGGATTGATGTTGACCGGCGGTGGTGTGGGCGGCGTCTCGTCAGGAGTGAAATCACACTGCCTTACTTCATTAGTTAACctggaaacaaaaaacaacagtCGTTTTATTGAAAGAACACAAGGCACCCTACTGGTGGGGCAAAGTAGAATAATcctttaggcctcagcctcgaatttagcgggcagcggagcgggagcggcggcggcgcgggagcggggcgggcaacgcagacccgttctcgaaacaagcgggcagctcgcgcggcgctttagcggcgaagtgttgtgttcggagttgtgttgtcgagatatttgtttttattcgcaaacgaaatgtctgaacaacggcgaaaattttatttcgatttaaatttattcctaacgctcgatttattgtgggcaaaagaaggagtgcgctgcccgctcgttgcccgctcccgcgccgctgttttcgagaaccggtctatttgattttacgcataagatcctgccgttctcgcgccgctaccgccgccgccccgctgcccgctaaattcgaggctgaggccttaggg
This window of the Ostrinia nubilalis chromosome 9, ilOstNubi1.1, whole genome shotgun sequence genome carries:
- the LOC135075004 gene encoding uncharacterized protein LOC135075004 isoform X3, producing MADILAIASQKHVLTSAEGWKVHHLTAQMDDLVSLEADVGEQLSGVLRALETASGRALSALQPHSHTLLELLKGNIQRSKIVCEGIQEAREDILRVFTHRNFVSEILTRQADKRCFRKHRSQS
- the LOC135075004 gene encoding uncharacterized protein LOC135075004 isoform X2, with translation MADILAIASQKHVLTSAEGWKVHHLTAQMDDLVSLEADVGEQLSGVLRALETASGRALSALQPHSHTLLELLKGNIQRSKIVCEGIQEAREDILRVFTHRNFVSEILTRQADKRCFRKHRSQS
- the LOC135075004 gene encoding uncharacterized protein LOC135075004 isoform X4, which encodes MADILAIASQTHVLTSAEGWKVHHLSAQMDDLVSLEADVGEQLSGVLRALETASGRALSALQPHSHTLLELLKGNIQRSKIVCEGIQEAREDILRVFTHRNFVSEILTRQADKRCFRKHRSQS
- the LOC135075004 gene encoding histone deacetylase complex subunit SAP130-B isoform X1; amino-acid sequence: MRVYNAMADVLDIASQKHVLTSAEGWKVNHLTAQMDDLVSLEADVGEQLSGVLRALETASGRALSALQPHSHTLLELLKGNIQRSKIVCEGIQEAREDILRVFTHRNFVSEILTRQADKRCFRKHRSQS